From Plasmodium yoelii strain 17X genome assembly, chromosome: 7, one genomic window encodes:
- a CDS encoding fam-a protein — translation MNTGYIQVVFLFLSLFLYVNNQVLATEPKEAIVAIHQYAKRSNARRNAVLMKTISPSIFASEIYEQNKDLLCTNHDEARKAAEFMEKVVAQFLCYTNNKDGYVLSRKYDNDAFLYLMRHENHTNIEKLNIKFHNPNKYDEIINTLWNPNGNKSFGYTYINEKVARVYNPNLIMVQHRLRSDTVSLQGYFYALAIKLELSHGVTVIVYASANINDHNRLNQKPHRNPVLEDTESFTAEIDSESDIRNGQITKFFVNISGYLIKKKDNYVDLTYLNSMDCLDYNAPAFIIDIIEVAKHFFLMRLRDDIVTK, via the exons atgaatacagGATATATTCAAgtcgtttttttatttttaagtttATTCCTATATGTAAATAATCAAGTCCTTGCAACTGAACCTAAAGAAGCCATTGTCGCTATACACCAATATGCTAAACGTAGTAATGCTCGACGAAATGCTGTATTAATGAAAACTATTTCCCCATCTATTTT TGCATCtgaaatatatgaacaaaacAAAGATCTATTATGTACAAATCATGATGAAGCTCGAAAAGCAGCAGAATTTATGGAAAAAGTTGTAGCACAATTTCTATgctatacaaataataaagatgGTTATGTTTTATCTAGAAAATATGATAATGatgcatttttatatttgatgAGACATGAAAACCATACAAACATTGAAAAacttaatattaaatttcaTAATCCAAATAAG tatgatgaaataataaacacACTATGGAATCCCAATGGCAACAAATCTTTCGGTTACACCTATATTAATg AAAAAGTTGCTCGAGTATATAATCCAAATTTAATAATGGTACAACATCGTTTAAGAAGTGATACTGTATCATTACAAGgatatttttatgctttaGCCATAAAACTTGaa TTATCACATGGCGTAACTGTAATTGTCTATGCATcagcaaatataaatgatcacAACAGGTTAAACCAAAAACCACATAGAAACCCTGTATTAGAAGATACAGAGTCATTCACAGCTGAAATAGACTCTGAAAGTGATATTAGAAATGGACAAATCACaaaattttttgttaacatATCTGGATAtctcattaaaaaaaaagacaactATGTTGATCTTACCTACCTCAATTct aTGGATTGTCTTGATTACAATGCCCCCGCATTCATTATTGACATAATTGAAGTAGCAAAACACTTCTTTCTTATGAGATTAAGAGATGATATTGTTACGAAATAA
- a CDS encoding lysophospholipase, putative encodes MEEIELNNDESRDTICDLDGNPKISWFCNKNGLLLKTYGWLVKNAIGIILLIHGLKSHTRLTFMRINIQMTNNDEGLIVDNNNYYIYKDSWIEKFNQNGYSVYALDLQGHGESEAWKNIRGSANSFDDLVDDVIQYMNHIQDEISNESQMDDESNDIVTTKKKRLPMYIIGHSMGGSIALRILQLLRKEKEDNINAGEENNYKKCNIMLDNSTNVNEIDNDMVEDMINDMCYMNAFNDNSVKHISDKRCITDSKNDEPGISSANTSDSATVHPKLGRSRSKKVSSSNNSKGSTSRSKKVSTNSNSNDTIIDSSNDSTNDGSNDITNDDSNDSTNDDSNDSTNDGSNDSTNDGSNDTIIDSSNDSINDGSNDSINDGSNDNINDSSNDSTENNSNDSTQNDSNDSTQNNSNDSTSNNSNDNTKNNGKVKRYYHLDKLNIRGCVSLSGMLGLRMIGQPGSFIFNHIYLPITKILSYLAPYAKTVAEFPYKTSKFIENVFKYDKYRSNDGITFKYLHELAKTMRKLFDNVKDSPKDVPVLLVHSKDDGICYYKGSESYYNKVDAKGSELYIVDGLNHSTTLESGNEDVLKKVIDWISNLGNSNEGEITSKIKENIKKVKQKLN; translated from the coding sequence ATGGAGGAAATTGAATTGAATAATGATGAATCAAGAGATACAATATGTGATTTAGATGGCAATCCTAAGATAAGTTGGTTCTGTAACAAGAATGGTTTACTTTTAAAAACATATGGGTGGCTTGTTAAAAATGCTATAGGAATTATATTGTTAATACATGGACTAAAATCTCATACTAGATTAACTTTTATGagaataaatatacaaatgaCAAATAATGATGAAGGGCTAATAGTagacaataataattattatatttataaagatAGTTGGATTGAAAAATTTAATCAGAATGGTTATTCAGTATATGCACTAGATTTACAAGGGCATGGGGAATCAGAAGCatggaaaaatataagagGAAGTGCTAATAGTTTTGATGATTTAGTTGATGatgtaatacaatatatGAATCACATTCAAGATGAAATATCAAATGAAAGTCAAATGGATGATGAATCTAATGATATAGTAacaactaaaaaaaaaagacttCCTATGTACATTATTGGACATTCGATGGGAGGAAGTATTGCTTTAAGAATATTACAATTATTAAggaaagaaaaagaagataaCATTAATGCTGGAGAGGAAAATAACtacaaaaaatgtaacaTCATGTTAGATAATTCTACTAATGTTAATGAAATTGACAATGATATGGTAGAAGATATGATTAATGATATGTGTTATATGAATGCTTTTAATGATAATTCTGTAAAACATATTTCGGATAAACGTTGCATTACGGATTCTAAAAATGATGAGCCTGGTATTTCTAGCGCTAATACAAGTGATAGTGCAACTGTTCACCCCAAGCTTGGTAGGAGTAGAAGTAAAAAAGTTAGTTCCAGCAATAATTCCAAGGGTAGTACTAGTAGAAGTAAAAAAGTTAGTACCAATAGCAATTCCAATGACACTATCATCGATAGTTCAAATGATAGTACAAACGATGGTTCCAATGATATTACAAACGATGATTCCAATGATAGTACAAATGATGATTCCAATGATAGTACAAACGATGGTTCTAATGATAGTACAAACGATGGTTCCAATGACACTATCATCGATAGTTCAAATGATAGTATAAACGATGGTTCCAATGATAGTATAAACGATGGTtccaatgataatataaacgATAGTTCCAATGATAGTACCGAAAATAATTCCAATGATAGTACCCAAAATGACTCCAATGATAGTACCCAAAATAATTCCAATGATAGCACCAGTAATAATTCCAATGACAATACCAAAAATAATGGTAAAGTTAAAAGATATTATcatttagataaattaaatattagaGGTTGCGTATCATTATCAGGAATGTTAGGACTCAGAATGATAGGACAACCAggatcatttatatttaatcatatttatttacctATAACAAAAATCTTGTCATATCTTGCACCGTATGCAAAAACGGTGGCAGAATTTCCATATAAAACTTCCaaatttattgaaaatgtatttaaatatgataaatatagaaGTAATGATGGAAtaacatttaaatatttacatgaACTTGCAAAAACAATGCGTAAATTGTTTGATAATGTTAAAGATTCCCCAAAAGACGTTCCTGTGTTATTAGTCCATTCAAAAGACGACGGtatttgttattataaaGGGTCAGaatcatattataataaagtaGATGCTAAAGGATCAGAATTATATATTGTTGATGGCTTGAATCATTCTACAACGTTAGAGTCAGGAAATGAagatgttttaaaaaaagttattGATTGGATTAGTAATTTGGGAAATAGTAATGAAGGTGAAATAACAagcaaaataaaagaaaatataaaaaaggtaAAACAAAAGCTAAActaa